In Rhizobium lusitanum, a genomic segment contains:
- a CDS encoding amidohydrolase family protein, protein MSAFTMDADWLSFDPSPSKPVFQLPAGAVDAHCHVFGPGDVFPYASERKYTPCDAGKDKLFALRDFLGFERNVIVQATCHGADNRALVDALRAADGRARGVATVRPDVTEETLAEMDAAGVRGVRFNFVRRLVDPKPDAYYRGIIERIAPLGWHIVIYFEAADLEERWDFFTSLPTTVVVDHMGRPDVTKPVDGPEFGRFVALMERDNIWSKVSCPERLSKSGPPAYDDVVPFARALVERFPDRVLWGTDWPHPNMKNHMPDDGTLVDFIPRIAPTETLQHKLLVDNPMRLYWQR, encoded by the coding sequence ATGAGTGCCTTCACGATGGACGCCGATTGGCTCAGCTTTGATCCCTCACCTTCGAAGCCGGTCTTCCAACTACCGGCCGGTGCGGTCGACGCACATTGCCATGTCTTCGGGCCTGGCGATGTCTTCCCCTATGCGTCAGAGCGCAAATACACACCCTGCGATGCCGGCAAGGACAAGCTGTTTGCGCTCAGGGATTTCCTCGGCTTCGAACGCAATGTGATCGTGCAAGCGACCTGCCACGGCGCCGACAACCGCGCGCTGGTCGACGCGCTTCGCGCCGCCGATGGACGCGCCCGCGGCGTCGCAACGGTTCGCCCCGACGTGACCGAGGAAACGCTCGCGGAGATGGATGCGGCCGGCGTGCGTGGCGTGCGCTTCAATTTCGTTCGCCGGCTCGTGGATCCGAAGCCGGATGCTTACTATCGCGGCATCATCGAGCGCATCGCACCACTCGGCTGGCATATCGTTATCTACTTCGAGGCGGCTGACCTTGAGGAGCGGTGGGATTTCTTCACCAGCCTGCCCACCACGGTCGTCGTCGATCACATGGGCCGGCCCGACGTGACAAAGCCCGTCGATGGCCCCGAATTCGGTCGTTTCGTGGCTCTGATGGAGCGCGACAACATCTGGTCCAAGGTCAGTTGCCCCGAGCGTCTCTCCAAGAGCGGTCCGCCGGCCTATGACGATGTCGTCCCTTTCGCGCGTGCTCTGGTCGAGCGCTTCCCCGACCGCGTGCTATGGGGCACCGACTGGCCGCACCCCAATATGAAGAACCACATGCCCGATGACGGGACATTGGTGGACTTCATCCCCCGCATCGCGCCGACCGAAACGCTGCAGCACAAGTTACTTGTCGATAACCCGATGCGGCTCTACTGGCAGCGTTAG
- a CDS encoding questin oxidase family protein, protein MPEWGSEFSHTFANHAPMVLVALDRIGGAPAQLRRFFDYYRDAKQLAPFAQPIAPLDSNSWKAAIGRREREPDLRIFFAGELTRLGIHGALQLYLPDLAAGIAASAFHALMRTAYGVLRGNEADVAIALAYWAATYLPLPSAKGTPPITRDPAEVLAMTAKIAPLHGMKLHDLLWQNMRDAGNVTAFAPVVDWLAIGPETMEQMASTALSLFAATQHFAALHVITGLHWIRLLAPHCDEETLYRMLRVFWQGIAALMGELGFPEMPDKVVVDRWRNIPAPGWPEIHAIAAQSYDEHDISLAFSASEEMKVYGDPLYRVVVARRLGLIGDYMK, encoded by the coding sequence ATGCCGGAGTGGGGCTCGGAATTTTCGCACACATTCGCCAATCATGCCCCAATGGTTCTCGTGGCGCTCGACCGTATCGGTGGCGCGCCTGCTCAACTTCGGCGCTTCTTTGATTACTACAGAGATGCAAAGCAGCTCGCACCCTTCGCTCAGCCAATCGCGCCCCTTGATAGCAATAGTTGGAAGGCGGCAATCGGAAGGCGCGAGCGCGAACCCGATCTGCGCATATTCTTCGCGGGCGAGCTGACGAGGTTGGGGATCCATGGTGCGTTGCAGCTCTATCTCCCCGATCTTGCGGCTGGTATTGCCGCCAGCGCGTTTCACGCGCTGATGCGAACGGCCTATGGTGTTCTTCGCGGCAATGAGGCTGATGTCGCAATCGCGCTTGCCTATTGGGCTGCCACCTATCTGCCGCTTCCATCAGCAAAGGGAACGCCGCCCATAACGCGCGACCCAGCCGAAGTGCTTGCGATGACCGCAAAGATCGCGCCATTGCATGGCATGAAGCTGCATGACCTGCTGTGGCAAAATATGCGGGACGCCGGCAACGTGACGGCATTCGCACCCGTGGTCGATTGGCTGGCGATTGGGCCAGAGACCATGGAGCAGATGGCGTCCACCGCCCTTTCATTGTTTGCCGCAACCCAGCATTTTGCAGCCTTGCATGTCATCACCGGACTGCACTGGATCCGTCTGCTTGCGCCTCATTGCGATGAGGAAACGCTCTATCGGATGTTGCGGGTGTTCTGGCAGGGCATTGCAGCACTGATGGGCGAACTTGGCTTTCCCGAGATGCCGGACAAAGTCGTGGTTGATCGCTGGCGCAACATACCGGCCCCCGGTTGGCCCGAGATACACGCGATTGCCGCGCAGAGTTACGATGAGCACGATATCAGCCTTGCGTTCTCTGCAAGCGAAGAAATGAAGGTCTATGGCGACCCGCTCTATCGCGTTGTCGTTGCTCGCCGCCTCGGCCTTATCGGAGACTACATGAAATGA
- a CDS encoding ABC transporter ATP-binding protein — MVNTPDVAPDPARSGLLLSARGLTKYYGKDRAVDGVDLDIPEKAFTTFLGPSGCGKTTILRMIAGFETPDAGSIVLDGRPLSGVPPERRPVNTVFQSYALFPHLTVFGNVAFSLTLRRQSNVDVAARVKRALDAVHMAEFGERYPHQLSGGQQQRVAVARAIIAEPHLLLLDEPLSALDKKMRGHLQIELKDLQRRLGIAFVYVTHDQDEAFALSDIVVVMNKGRIVQKGDPLTIYARPANAFVADFIGAATLIPGEVVGNGAIPGSAAIDTAIGIIQCPAVEGLSRGDKAVLAIRPENLRVAPGGDVISATVQHVVFKGDRYLIEAGVKGITLRFMADLPLAPGTDVGLALDPDRAFITRVE, encoded by the coding sequence ATGGTGAATACGCCTGACGTTGCGCCCGATCCGGCGAGATCGGGGCTTCTGCTGTCGGCCCGCGGCCTGACCAAATATTATGGAAAGGACCGCGCAGTCGACGGTGTCGATCTCGACATACCGGAAAAAGCCTTCACCACTTTTCTTGGCCCTTCCGGCTGCGGCAAGACCACGATCCTGCGGATGATCGCAGGATTCGAGACGCCGGACGCTGGATCGATTGTGCTGGATGGCAGGCCTCTTTCCGGCGTGCCGCCGGAGCGACGCCCGGTCAATACGGTGTTCCAGAGCTATGCGTTGTTTCCGCATCTGACCGTATTTGGAAACGTCGCGTTCTCGCTGACACTTCGGCGCCAGAGCAATGTCGATGTGGCTGCGCGCGTCAAAAGAGCGCTGGACGCCGTGCATATGGCGGAGTTTGGCGAACGATATCCACATCAGCTGTCGGGCGGACAACAGCAACGCGTGGCGGTGGCCCGCGCGATCATCGCGGAGCCGCATCTGCTCCTGCTCGACGAACCCTTGTCGGCGCTGGATAAAAAGATGCGCGGCCATCTTCAGATCGAACTGAAGGACCTGCAGCGACGCCTCGGTATCGCCTTCGTCTATGTGACCCACGATCAGGACGAGGCCTTCGCGCTCTCCGACATCGTCGTCGTGATGAACAAGGGGCGTATTGTTCAAAAAGGCGACCCTTTGACGATCTATGCTCGTCCCGCCAACGCCTTCGTTGCTGATTTCATCGGCGCTGCGACACTCATTCCCGGCGAAGTTGTCGGTAACGGCGCGATCCCCGGATCGGCTGCGATCGACACGGCGATAGGCATCATCCAGTGCCCGGCTGTGGAGGGATTGTCGCGTGGGGACAAGGCGGTGCTCGCCATCCGACCGGAAAACCTTCGCGTTGCCCCAGGCGGGGACGTGATAAGCGCGACGGTCCAACATGTCGTGTTCAAGGGGGACAGATATCTCATCGAAGCCGGCGTGAAGGGCATCACCTTGCGGTTCATGGCGGATCTTCCGCTTGCCCCAGGAACCGATGTCGGCCTGGCATTGGATCCCGATCGCGCCTTTATCACGAGGGTCGAGTGA
- a CDS encoding NAD(P)-binding domain-containing protein, with protein sequence MTFSPADVPRMTVDDLKQAARADLAALGYPNPRWIADLPRPDAMEIADVIIVGAGQSGITIAAALKWDGVSNVRVLDSAAPGAEGPWLTFARMEELRTPKTQVGNEFNVVNLSVRRWFETVYGRHAWEELPRIPRKDWKAYLDWYAEVFEVAITNHCEVVDVAPEGDVIAVTTKVRGVVEKSLARAVVLATGYDGAGAWRVPGFVSDGLSPDRFNHTNGPIDFEALRGLRIGMLGHGASAFDNAIKALEAGAASVDLCFRRAKLPRTNPHRAIETPGMMTHYPDLSDSTRWNISRFFRSADQPPPVRSFETAMSLPGFRLRPATPWLAVSEQADAIRVDTPDGILEFDHLLLATGMQIDLAARPELTSIHDKVALWGERYTPQDTDKDARLAQLPYLDAFYGFVPKDDADTWLSRVFAFNSSSFISHGPHSTSISGHKHGVPRLVRGVLRRLLLDQEETILPALAAYASPDLPVSDDFEDRVATANSRPASADQSDNRV encoded by the coding sequence ATGACATTCTCCCCCGCTGATGTGCCGCGGATGACGGTTGACGACCTGAAGCAGGCCGCCCGTGCCGATCTTGCCGCCCTTGGCTATCCGAACCCACGATGGATCGCCGATTTGCCACGGCCCGACGCAATGGAGATCGCGGATGTGATCATCGTCGGCGCCGGCCAGTCCGGCATCACGATAGCGGCAGCCCTGAAATGGGATGGGGTGAGTAACGTGCGCGTTCTCGACAGCGCGGCGCCAGGGGCCGAGGGGCCGTGGCTGACCTTTGCGCGCATGGAGGAACTGCGCACCCCGAAAACGCAGGTTGGAAACGAATTCAATGTCGTCAATCTGTCCGTGCGCCGGTGGTTCGAGACAGTTTACGGGCGTCACGCCTGGGAAGAGCTTCCACGTATTCCAAGAAAGGACTGGAAGGCCTATCTGGATTGGTATGCCGAAGTCTTCGAAGTCGCGATTACGAATCATTGCGAGGTTGTCGACGTGGCCCCTGAGGGCGATGTCATCGCCGTCACGACCAAGGTCCGCGGAGTGGTGGAAAAGTCTCTGGCGCGTGCCGTGGTCCTGGCCACCGGATATGATGGTGCGGGTGCATGGCGGGTTCCAGGTTTCGTCTCTGACGGGCTGTCGCCAGACAGGTTCAATCACACAAATGGTCCCATTGATTTTGAAGCTTTGAGGGGCTTGCGCATTGGCATGCTTGGGCATGGCGCGTCGGCATTCGACAACGCGATCAAGGCTCTTGAAGCGGGTGCCGCCTCCGTCGATCTCTGCTTTCGGCGTGCGAAGCTGCCGCGCACGAACCCGCATCGCGCGATTGAGACACCGGGGATGATGACGCATTATCCGGATCTCTCCGACAGCACGCGCTGGAATATTTCTCGCTTCTTCCGCAGCGCCGACCAGCCGCCGCCGGTGCGGAGTTTCGAAACCGCCATGAGCCTTCCCGGGTTTCGGCTGCGCCCCGCCACACCATGGCTCGCGGTTTCCGAGCAAGCGGACGCAATCCGTGTCGATACGCCAGACGGTATTTTGGAGTTCGACCATCTCCTGCTTGCGACCGGCATGCAGATCGACCTTGCCGCCCGACCCGAACTGACAAGCATCCACGACAAGGTTGCGCTTTGGGGGGAGCGCTACACACCGCAGGATACTGACAAAGACGCTCGCCTCGCGCAGCTTCCCTATCTCGATGCGTTCTATGGCTTTGTCCCAAAAGATGATGCCGACACATGGCTCAGCCGCGTATTTGCCTTCAACAGCAGCAGTTTTATCAGCCACGGCCCGCACTCGACCTCGATCAGCGGACATAAGCACGGCGTTCCCCGCCTTGTGCGCGGTGTCTTGCGTCGGCTTCTTCTCGATCAGGAAGAAACAATCCTGCCGGCATTGGCGGCCTATGCCTCGCCCGATCTGCCGGTCTCCGATGATTTCGAAGATCGTGTTGCCACGGCAAACTCGCGTCCAGCAAGCGCGGATCAATCTGACAATCGCGTGTGA
- a CDS encoding creatininase family protein, which produces MTISFHWTDHSTADFASRDLSETVVILPIAAVEQHGPHLPVKVDAAINAGILERMTLLLDANADVLILPALSVGKSDEHLAYPGTLTISGQTLRLVWLDIARSVKRAGARKLILFNSHGGQISLMDMTCRDIRIELDMLAVACSWFRIAPVDDLFSSAEILHGIHGGDIETSMMLAIAPELVVMDKAEDFVPLTVGIEQSGSLLTAEGAVGFGWQAQDLHPAGVCGNAANADADKGAIVLNRAAAALLRLIEAVRGFDIGQLTSETRFSAMR; this is translated from the coding sequence ATGACCATCTCTTTTCATTGGACCGATCACTCGACCGCCGATTTTGCTTCGCGTGATCTGAGCGAGACCGTCGTCATATTGCCGATCGCGGCCGTCGAGCAGCATGGCCCCCATCTTCCTGTTAAGGTGGACGCGGCGATCAACGCCGGCATCCTTGAGCGAATGACACTCTTGCTTGACGCTAATGCCGACGTCTTGATCCTGCCAGCACTCAGCGTTGGCAAATCGGATGAGCATCTGGCCTATCCGGGCACGCTCACCATCTCCGGGCAAACACTGCGCCTCGTCTGGCTCGACATCGCCAGAAGCGTGAAGCGCGCGGGCGCCCGAAAGCTCATTCTTTTCAATTCGCATGGCGGGCAGATCTCGCTCATGGACATGACCTGCCGTGATATCCGCATAGAGCTCGATATGCTTGCGGTTGCCTGCTCCTGGTTCCGGATTGCGCCGGTCGACGACCTGTTTTCTTCGGCGGAAATTCTTCATGGCATTCATGGCGGGGATATCGAAACCAGCATGATGCTTGCCATTGCGCCAGAGCTGGTCGTCATGGACAAGGCCGAAGACTTTGTGCCGCTGACGGTCGGCATCGAACAGTCCGGCAGCCTGCTGACGGCGGAGGGCGCAGTAGGCTTCGGCTGGCAAGCGCAGGACCTTCATCCAGCCGGCGTTTGCGGTAATGCCGCCAATGCTGATGCCGACAAGGGTGCGATCGTCCTTAACCGCGCCGCGGCTGCATTGCTCCGTCTCATCGAAGCAGTTCGCGGTTTTGACATAGGCCAGCTCACCTCTGAAACCCGCTTTTCGGCAATGAGATAG
- a CDS encoding ABC transporter permease: MALAFHRAHFAVPVACLLLVGCVLPLALLLVFSFFEVDLDAFTMVPAFSGQSWSQIFTNPVFVFLIGKAVVSGAGTAVLATFVGYPIAISMTRLPALWKGIASIVLLTPLYTGEIVRIYAWRVVLGSEGLINAVLQWFGLVDEPLKFLLFSPFTTHLVLLYNNLPFMVLAIWISAELIDKRLIEAARDLGARPLDAFLKVILPLTTPGLAVGAFTVFALAAGDMMTPSLLGGTSGATPMAMIDNLFGTAFDWPLASALALSLLVVLFAFAIGFATVLLRLNGARAVFRRGLK; encoded by the coding sequence ATGGCTCTGGCGTTCCACCGGGCGCATTTTGCCGTGCCCGTCGCATGTCTTTTATTGGTAGGTTGCGTTCTGCCGCTCGCTTTGCTCCTGGTGTTCAGCTTCTTTGAGGTGGATCTCGACGCCTTCACGATGGTTCCGGCCTTTTCGGGACAGAGTTGGTCGCAGATTTTTACCAATCCGGTCTTCGTCTTTTTGATCGGCAAGGCAGTTGTCTCCGGTGCGGGGACGGCGGTGCTCGCGACTTTTGTCGGCTATCCGATTGCGATTTCGATGACACGCCTGCCTGCCCTTTGGAAGGGGATTGCCAGTATCGTCCTGCTGACACCGCTCTATACCGGCGAGATCGTGCGAATTTATGCCTGGCGTGTCGTTCTTGGCTCCGAAGGCTTGATAAACGCCGTCCTGCAATGGTTCGGTCTTGTCGATGAGCCTTTGAAATTCCTGTTATTTTCGCCGTTCACCACGCATCTCGTGCTGCTCTATAACAATCTGCCATTCATGGTTTTGGCGATATGGATCTCAGCCGAGTTGATTGACAAAAGGCTGATAGAGGCCGCCCGGGATCTCGGCGCCCGGCCGTTGGATGCGTTTTTGAAGGTGATCCTGCCTTTGACCACCCCTGGACTGGCCGTCGGCGCCTTTACAGTCTTTGCTCTGGCAGCCGGCGATATGATGACGCCAAGTCTTCTTGGCGGAACCTCGGGCGCGACGCCGATGGCGATGATCGATAATCTGTTCGGTACTGCCTTCGATTGGCCACTGGCCTCCGCTCTGGCCCTTAGCCTTCTTGTCGTCCTGTTCGCATTTGCCATCGGGTTCGCCACCGTCCTTCTTCGGCTCAACGGTGCAAGGGCAGTCTTCCGGCGGGGGTTGAAATGA
- a CDS encoding LysR family transcriptional regulator: MRTLLTLLTECSVSRTADLLGQAQPTVSLTLKRLREMLDDPLLVRSGGALVPTERGLALKETLRDILGQINTHLAPDPTFDPKNAKRNFRIIADNCLGAVFLPQLVGKIAQKAPNVGVDASHMPSYDDLLSQLADGSIDAVIGNWPHPPEYLRMSPLLTTDIVCVVRPSHRLASRSEPIRMEEFLTEKHLSPTPDKRAHLSPIDGRLIELGLKRNIATSVPEYAIAPYVLAQSDLVFTTGRIFAEQIAQAFPFVVLEAPRELGQMQFYMLWHECKHQSPDHVWLRQMIKSVAADVRASDTTASESIKSVRSKTPAFG; the protein is encoded by the coding sequence ATGCGCACGTTGCTGACCTTATTGACGGAGTGCAGCGTTTCGCGAACGGCCGACCTCCTGGGGCAAGCTCAGCCGACAGTCAGTCTCACGCTCAAGAGGCTGCGAGAAATGCTGGACGATCCGTTGTTGGTAAGGTCTGGCGGTGCACTGGTGCCAACGGAACGGGGGCTGGCATTGAAGGAGACGCTGCGCGACATACTCGGCCAGATCAACACGCACCTTGCTCCCGACCCGACCTTCGATCCCAAAAACGCCAAGCGAAACTTCCGCATCATCGCCGACAATTGCCTCGGCGCCGTTTTTCTACCGCAACTTGTCGGGAAGATTGCACAGAAGGCGCCCAATGTTGGCGTTGATGCGTCCCATATGCCGAGCTACGACGATCTTCTCAGCCAGTTGGCGGACGGGTCCATCGATGCGGTTATTGGGAACTGGCCGCATCCGCCGGAATATCTGAGGATGTCCCCTTTGCTGACGACCGATATTGTCTGCGTCGTGCGCCCGAGCCACAGACTGGCGAGCCGTAGCGAGCCTATCCGGATGGAAGAGTTCCTTACGGAAAAACATCTTTCGCCGACGCCAGATAAACGCGCTCACCTAAGCCCGATCGATGGGCGGCTGATCGAGCTCGGCCTCAAACGCAACATCGCCACATCGGTCCCGGAATATGCGATCGCGCCCTATGTCCTCGCCCAATCGGACCTTGTTTTCACCACCGGACGAATTTTCGCCGAGCAGATCGCCCAAGCGTTTCCCTTCGTCGTTCTGGAGGCCCCTCGCGAACTTGGACAGATGCAGTTCTATATGCTCTGGCACGAGTGCAAGCATCAGTCGCCGGATCATGTCTGGCTGCGACAAATGATAAAGTCAGTAGCGGCCGACGTTCGCGCCAGCGATACAACAGCGTCGGAGTCGATCAAATCCGTGCGTTCCAAAACGCCCGCATTCGGTTGA
- a CDS encoding amidohydrolase family protein, translating into MMAATSRTADCIIEAGTVLCGLAPDGTMAMRHDVGIRVDGGMIAQIGPMPAVAYGNDHLPRFGSRDMIAMPGLVNSHHHFGITPLMQGVPFAPLELWLPQFRAMRHIDVRLDTLYSAIEMLESGTTMVQHINSGFAGAPDGWMATADATLKAYAEIGMRAGFSFMIRDRNILTYDDDANVLATLPEAVRAWIAPKLNAAAVPVSELMAFYRALSERWSAEQPDHVRINLAPANLHWCSDECLQTIFETARSSEAQVHMHLLETERQSSFAYNKFGHSAVQHLKALECLGPNVTLGHGNWMSRADLDIVADCGCIICHNASSGLRLGSGIAPVNEMRRRGIPVALGIDQSNIADDRDMTLEMKLVWALHRETGLWNDRPDAGAVLQMATEHGAKSVGFGGFTGRLEPGLQADIVLMDQRKIGRPHLNMRTSPADAVLHRGGRHAVHQVFIGGCLVVDNGKVTTIDREAVLLEIADILKDPETQSETQAWNAIDALLPHLEAHHRKFTPTAAQRAYRYNSMADNQDRE; encoded by the coding sequence ATGATGGCAGCGACGTCGAGAACCGCCGATTGCATTATTGAAGCCGGTACGGTGCTTTGCGGCCTTGCGCCCGACGGCACCATGGCGATGCGCCATGACGTTGGCATCCGTGTTGATGGCGGCATGATCGCCCAGATCGGACCAATGCCGGCGGTCGCTTATGGCAACGACCATCTTCCCCGGTTTGGCTCCCGCGACATGATTGCCATGCCGGGACTGGTCAACAGCCACCACCATTTCGGGATAACTCCCTTGATGCAGGGCGTGCCCTTCGCGCCGCTGGAATTATGGCTGCCGCAATTCCGGGCGATGCGCCACATTGATGTCCGGCTCGACACGCTCTATTCGGCGATCGAGATGCTGGAAAGCGGCACCACCATGGTACAGCATATCAACAGCGGGTTTGCCGGCGCCCCGGATGGCTGGATGGCCACGGCTGATGCGACGCTAAAAGCCTATGCCGAGATCGGCATGCGGGCCGGCTTCTCTTTCATGATCCGTGACCGCAATATTCTGACGTATGATGATGATGCAAACGTCCTTGCCACCCTTCCCGAAGCCGTGCGTGCGTGGATTGCTCCAAAACTTAATGCCGCCGCAGTGCCAGTCTCAGAACTCATGGCGTTTTACAGAGCGCTCAGCGAGCGCTGGTCGGCGGAACAGCCCGATCATGTCCGCATCAATCTCGCGCCGGCGAACCTTCACTGGTGCAGCGATGAATGTCTCCAGACCATCTTCGAAACGGCACGCTCCTCTGAAGCACAGGTGCATATGCACCTTCTGGAAACCGAGCGGCAATCAAGTTTTGCCTATAATAAGTTCGGCCACAGCGCAGTGCAGCATCTAAAGGCACTCGAATGCCTCGGCCCCAATGTGACGCTTGGCCATGGCAATTGGATGAGCCGCGCCGATCTCGACATAGTCGCCGACTGCGGCTGTATCATATGTCACAATGCGTCTTCGGGGCTCCGGCTTGGCAGCGGTATTGCTCCCGTCAACGAGATGCGGCGTCGCGGCATTCCGGTGGCTCTCGGCATTGACCAGTCGAACATCGCCGATGACCGCGATATGACGCTTGAGATGAAACTTGTCTGGGCGCTGCACCGCGAAACCGGACTGTGGAACGACCGGCCCGATGCCGGCGCCGTGCTGCAGATGGCCACGGAACATGGTGCCAAATCCGTCGGCTTCGGCGGCTTTACGGGCCGGCTGGAACCCGGTCTGCAAGCTGATATCGTGTTGATGGATCAGCGAAAAATCGGCCGTCCGCATCTCAACATGAGAACATCTCCGGCGGATGCCGTTCTGCATCGCGGGGGGCGACATGCCGTCCACCAGGTGTTTATCGGCGGGTGTTTGGTCGTTGACAACGGCAAAGTGACCACGATCGACCGTGAGGCCGTGCTGCTCGAAATTGCGGATATATTGAAAGACCCGGAAACGCAGTCAGAGACGCAGGCATGGAATGCGATCGACGCCCTTCTTCCTCATTTGGAGGCACATCACCGAAAATTCACGCCAACGGCCGCGCAGCGCGCGTATCGATATAATTCGATGGCGGACAATCAGGACCGTGAATAA
- a CDS encoding ABC transporter substrate-binding protein: MMAGSGITRREVLAGIAAGTAAGMFGSLSSARAAISEMVWATWDSNGHPEYIAAFEARTGVKVKLSYLSSEDAQFAALKTGTASDWDMINPSLNGSWRYIKAGLLEEIDMGKIPNAAKMYDVFKTTPKVLDASGKHFAVPYLWGLNPIVYRKDRFESEPDYTTLFNEKYKGQLAMRDYALESIGIAGLVAGIPRDKVFLMETKELAEAKKLLIAQKPLLRTYWQTIGDLTNLFATGEVSCAFSWRVPYDALKDKLSMGMAKPKAGIMGWCDCFAMPATLSPEKTEIGYKFIDYLLGADFATQIAKIGNYATTSSIIRDSLSKEQQEAIFVDDMDVMKSFMWPVAPANYSEWLKVWNEVKAS, from the coding sequence ATGATGGCCGGTTCAGGAATTACCCGACGTGAAGTGCTTGCAGGGATTGCCGCCGGTACGGCAGCAGGGATGTTCGGATCATTGAGCAGCGCCCGGGCGGCCATTTCCGAGATGGTCTGGGCCACCTGGGATTCCAATGGGCATCCTGAATACATCGCTGCGTTCGAAGCGCGGACGGGCGTCAAGGTGAAACTGTCATATCTCTCCAGCGAGGACGCGCAGTTCGCGGCTTTGAAAACCGGGACAGCCTCTGACTGGGACATGATCAACCCGTCCCTCAACGGCAGCTGGCGTTACATCAAGGCCGGACTGCTTGAAGAAATCGACATGGGCAAAATCCCAAATGCCGCCAAAATGTACGATGTCTTCAAGACAACGCCCAAGGTTCTTGATGCCTCGGGCAAGCATTTTGCGGTTCCCTATCTCTGGGGCCTCAACCCGATCGTCTACCGCAAGGACAGGTTCGAGAGCGAGCCCGACTACACGACGCTGTTTAACGAGAAATACAAGGGCCAGCTTGCCATGCGCGACTATGCGCTGGAATCCATCGGCATAGCAGGTCTTGTCGCCGGCATACCGCGCGACAAGGTGTTCCTCATGGAGACCAAGGAACTGGCGGAAGCCAAGAAGCTGCTGATCGCGCAAAAGCCGTTGCTGCGTACCTATTGGCAGACGATCGGCGATCTCACCAACCTGTTTGCAACGGGCGAGGTCTCCTGCGCGTTTTCGTGGCGGGTCCCCTATGACGCGCTTAAAGACAAGCTGAGCATGGGGATGGCGAAACCGAAAGCCGGGATCATGGGCTGGTGCGACTGCTTTGCCATGCCGGCGACACTGTCTCCCGAAAAGACCGAGATCGGCTATAAATTCATCGATTATCTGCTCGGCGCGGACTTTGCGACCCAGATCGCCAAGATCGGCAACTATGCGACCACATCGTCCATTATTCGAGACAGCCTGTCGAAGGAGCAGCAGGAAGCAATCTTCGTCGACGACATGGATGTGATGAAGTCCTTCATGTGGCCAGTCGCGCCAGCCAACTATTCGGAGTGGCTGAAAGTATGGAATGAAGTTAAGGCAAGCTGA
- a CDS encoding ABC transporter permease codes for MTRFAIFTLGLAACFFYLPIVVLGIFSFNASSTMAFPLSGFTFAWYADLVGNTAFQDGFVTSFLIAQPVGLLAAFIGLVAALALTSSRMWFRGAFAVLILVPFLVPKTVLSIAQAMLMSWVGLGRGATALILAQTIVAIPFTTTIIAAVLIRLDPRLEEAARDLGATPWQSFRRVLLPQLNVALSAAYSIGVILSLADLTISMFLAGRTQPLSLIVASEFRRELKPDLNAMQVVVLLLTALIVALTEINRRRRLRGRTAHLRDQT; via the coding sequence ATGACCCGATTTGCGATCTTCACACTTGGTCTTGCGGCCTGCTTTTTCTACCTGCCGATTGTCGTTCTCGGGATTTTTTCCTTTAACGCGTCAAGCACCATGGCTTTTCCTCTCAGCGGATTCACCTTTGCCTGGTACGCCGATCTTGTTGGCAACACGGCGTTTCAGGATGGCTTCGTAACCAGCTTTTTGATCGCCCAACCTGTCGGGCTTCTGGCTGCCTTCATCGGCCTTGTCGCCGCCTTGGCCCTGACGTCGTCGCGAATGTGGTTCCGGGGCGCATTTGCCGTTTTGATCCTCGTGCCCTTTCTTGTGCCGAAGACCGTCCTTTCCATCGCGCAGGCAATGCTCATGAGCTGGGTGGGGCTGGGACGCGGAGCGACAGCCCTCATTCTGGCACAAACGATTGTTGCCATCCCCTTCACCACAACAATCATCGCCGCCGTGTTAATTCGGCTCGATCCACGGCTGGAGGAGGCGGCCCGGGATCTGGGTGCTACGCCGTGGCAGAGTTTCCGGCGTGTTCTGCTTCCGCAGCTCAACGTCGCGCTCAGCGCCGCCTATTCCATCGGGGTCATTCTGTCGCTGGCGGATTTGACAATCTCCATGTTTTTGGCCGGCCGCACACAGCCGCTTTCCCTTATTGTCGCATCGGAGTTTCGGCGGGAACTCAAGCCTGACCTCAATGCGATGCAGGTGGTCGTCCTCCTGTTGACAGCCCTGATCGTGGCGCTGACAGAGATTAATCGCCGACGCCGTCTACGCGGACGTACGGCTCATTTGCGAGATCAAACATGA